The Cololabis saira isolate AMF1-May2022 chromosome 18, fColSai1.1, whole genome shotgun sequence genome contains the following window.
CGAGCTAACGACTGCTCCGGCTAACTCTGACATCATTgctagccccgcccccccgggaACCCCCCAGGAACCTGTACAGGTAAACTTACAACCATAGTAACATGTACAGGTAAACTTACAACCATAGGAACCTGTACAGGTAAACTTACAACCATAGGAACCTGTacaggtctagggttagggatCTGACGGAGACGGTGCCCTGTGGTAGGATAGAGTGTGCACAGCATTGTGGGTAATATAGTGTGAAGTTGTCATCTCGTCCAGTATTTTAAatgcgccgcccgctggtgaaatgtattccgtaataataTTGCAGCTGAACGGTTcggcgaggaggaggagaagaaaagcTTAATTAACATCTTACTTAAGGAACCGGAGAGCTGTAAGAATCCACAACATCAGGCAGGAGATGAAATCACTGAAGTCTCAGTACGAGGCGGCATGACCAGAGGAACGCACTGGCCTAGCCCGGCTAATGTTCATCCTCCCAAAAAACATCAGAGTTCTCTGTCAGGCTGAGTGGCATTGCAGGAGGCGGCGTGAAAGGGCAGGCAAACCGTCAACCCGTTCAATTCACTAAGGACTTACTGTGGCAGAAACGCAGTGGCAAACtggtgtggtggcaaaaattgttgttcgttCAATAAAGTGTTCAAAGAAGAATGTCTAGACACGTCAGCTGTCTTTCTTGAGTTTTAATAAAAGCATTCATGAATGGAGTCAGACAGTACAACCGATCAGACGAGCAgtcagtcctgagtgagctgaagaTGTTTAGAGACACGCTATCTTATAGTTTCAGCAAGattaaaacaaaagacaaaatatgGCACCCTGACATCATGCCTGGCTCCACTTTCCACAAACACTGTGTGAAAGGAGCTTGACCTCGGGCCTGCTCTGTGTGGATATTTCTTCCTGCCCCTGATAAGGCCACATAAATTGTCAGCATTAGGAAGGTTCACTTGAAAACCGGATAGTGCTTTAGTCTTAAAGCATACAAGACAAAACgtatgttataccaaaatttcccattacaCTGGTCTCCTCGCAGGAAGAAATAGACCAACATCTGAAAGAGACGTACAGCGACCCCGCCAGAGAGCAGGAGCTGGGAAAGTGCAACCACCTCATTGACCCCCTGAACCAGAGCTGCAGGTCGACATGTCGGAGCTGCAGCTTAAGGAAATCAGGGAGGTTGTCCGCAAAGCTAGGGCAAGCTCTGCTCCAGGACCAAGTGGCACTTCTTACAAAGTGTACGAGAACTGTCCTGAACTCCTGCTGCGTCTGGTTAAAATCCTGCGAGTCTTCTGGAGAAGGGGAGGGGCAGTGGAGAGTGGCTGAAGGGGTTTGGATTCTCCTCTCAGCTAGACCAGTTCCGTATCATCTCCTTGCTGTGTGTTGAGgtgaagattttcttcagtgctGTTTCCAGGCGGCTGTGCACCTACCTGACAAACAACACCTCTATTGACACATCTGTCCAGAAAGGCCAGGATGTCTGGAACACACTGGTGTGGTGACACAGTTGATTCAGGAGGCCAGAGAAAACAAAGGCAACCTGTCAGTCTTGTGGCCGGACCTGGCAAATGCATTCAGGATGAGGCCCCTTAGCTCCACAGCTACCCCGGGCTGCTAGCTTTAGCTTCCTGCTGACTGTGGTTCTGTGGTTCTCGTCCTTCAGGACGCGGAGCTCCCCAACGCGGTGCCGGAGAGCCTGCTGGTGCAGGTGGTGGTTGTTAGCACCACAGCTGCCCCGGgctagggttaggataagggtttaggttagggttaggttagtgaTTACGGCCCcctgagggttagggttagggttagggttagggtttagggttaggtttgTGATTATGGCCCCCTGAGgggaaccaatacgctactgcctcctaacgctcgttaGCGGTTCCAGAGAttgcagaaggtagtgttgcactctcactcGTACATCCAGtagagatccgtatgcactaaagtactttgtcAGTGGCGTATGGTGCGGGACCTCTGAGTGAGTTTCAGAGTTTCTTtctgagatgtgctgtatggtgtatcaaggtcactgggtaccccttatgtgtgcagtcggattatggaggatccggtgtcttcgtatgtggctagtgggtgcactTTGAGAGGAGAGTTGTGAGTTTTAGAAGGGGGGGggtgatagttcagagaggagagatTAAGGTGAGGGGTTTTTCGTCAAAAGGGTTAGAATTTGGGGTATAGGTTaaggtttgggttagggttcaggttaggatttggggtttacgttagggttagggttagggttagggttagggttggggttagggttagggttaaggttagggttagggttagggttaaggttagggttaaggttaaggttagggttgggttagggttagggggttagggttagggttagggttaaggttagggttagggttaaggttagggttagggttaaggttaaggttagggttgggttagggttaaggttagggttgggttaggcTGCTAGCTTTACCTGTGGTTCTCATCCTCCAGGACTCGGAGCTCCTCAACGTCTCCGTCCTCCGGGACGGAGAGCTGCCCAACGCGGTGCCGGAGAGCCTGATGGTGCATGTGGTGGAGTTCAGCATCGACCTGGTGGATCCGAGCTACCGGGAGCTGCTGGACGACCCGGACTCGCCCCAGTACGTGGACCTGGCCCagcacctgcaggaccaggtggGACTCCTTCTACCTGACTACATACCGAGTTTTAATGGATATCTTTTGAACCTATTCATACCTCTCGCTAAAAACTAGAACAGCATAAAGTAATCTGCAAAAGGTAGTAGTACGTTCTTAATCCTCTGAAACACCATCATCGGGACGGTGTGCAGATAGAAGTAGATGTTTAGGAGGTTAGTGTCAGTAAGCCAAAGGTCTGGTCCGAACCGACACCACCGTCTGGTCCGTCAGGATCCCACCCGGGTCAAAGGTTCCGTTTtaatcagaataaaaaataaaataaaggctgaACACAAGTCAACAACAAATCACGTTTATATTTATACCTTTTCTCGTGTAATTTTTTAGAATATGTTTATGTGAAACATGTATTTTGATCAAAGTTGGCCGGGAGGACCAGTGAGTGATGTGGGTGGGCCAGAGCCATTTAGAACCGTTAGCGGCTAACGCCTGGTTCCTAGCTGCACGTGATTCCCAGCAGGAAGTAGCCGACTCTCTAAGAGCGTTATGTCACCAGAGCAAACAGCTGCTTAACTCGGTTAAAGATAGACATTAGTGAAGGTTAAAGATAGACATGAGTGAAGGTTCCATCCATGAGGGCTTCTCTCGCTCCAACCAAAGTTAATTAAGCTGATGCCGTTGGACAGCGTGGCTAATTCCCGTTCCCGATGAAGAGGATGACGAGGATAGGTTAGGTTTTCTCCCGCGGGAGAAATTGGTCTCGGTGTAAAAGCCACAATGCTGCAGTTCAGACAGACACAGACGGCACATTAAACACATCAACTTTAACGGAGGCTTGTGCAGACACAATTGCAAAACAATAAATTTGTGCAAATTGTTAAAACTGATGCTGGTATCATCAGTATTGTTAACCTTCCTGTACACGATGCAGCAGCAGTTGTTAAACAATCCACGTGTCCGGCTGATCtcagcctcctcttcctctctaaCCACTCGGGGAGCTCATTGATAAGTTTGACTGATTGTGGAATGAAGGTGCTTGTATCTATTGGTCTTACACGGGGGGGGCTGTATCTGCTGTCAGAGCTCGTCAGCTCAGactcaagggttagggttagggatggGTCAGGATGGGATGATGAGGATGACGAGGATgaagaggatgatgaggatgatgaggatgacgAGGATGCTTAACTTTCCCATTCTaaaatgtttgttgttttttgcagatgctgcatgtttttgacaaACTTCCAGGATTTAAATCCATCAGTGTTCTGGGGATCAGGTAGGTCTGGGATGCAACACCAGGACATGGGGGGCATTtcatctcctcttttttcttcctttttatttatttgtttactttttctttggggttttggggggaggggggttgctttttttgttgtttttttttcttctttttcttcatctattttttttaatttatactgtgtagctttaatacttaattattaaattacttaataattttcatttatttatttatcatttttattattttaattgaattgtgtaatgttttgtccttaaatcaagaaaaactgaCTGTATATCTTTCTCTCATTCCATCGCGATGCACAGTATTGTTATGGTGTCAAATACCATAGATTGTAGATTACCAGACAGAAATAATATGATACTCAATGTAAATGTGTCATTGATTCCTGTCCCATCATTCCTCTCATCATCATGGTGTCATCTGTCCTCGTCTCGTACTTTAacaccttcctcttttctcctccatGCCAGCGAGAGGCAGGATGCTGGAGGGTGAGTGACAGGAAACTACATCTGGAGTTTTATCTTTACAGGATTAACGTGGTTACGGCCGCAAAAATCCAAATACTTCAagttaaaaacaaatcacagaCCTTTGTTTTTAACTTGGTCAAAGGGAGCATGGTTGTAGTCTGTCCAACGGGTTGGTCTCCCCTGGTTTCATGGACAGGAATAACTGAGTATCATCACCATAGAGatggacattaatgacagatagagctgagtatcatcagcatagagacattaatgacagatacagctgagtatcatcaacatagagacattaatgacagatacagctgagtatcatcagcatagagatggacattaatgacagatacagctgagtatcatcaacatagagacattaatgacagatacagctgagtatcatcagcatagagatggacattaatgacagatacagctgagtatcatcagcatagagacattaaatacagatacagctgagtatcatcagcatagagacattaatgacagatacagctgagtatcatcaacatagagacattaatgacagatacagctgagtatcatcaacatagagacattaatgacagatacagctgagtatcatcaacatagagacattaatgacagatacagctgagtatcatcagcatagagacattaatgacagatacagctgagtatcatcagcatagagacattaatgacagatacagctgagtatcatcagcatagacattaatgacagatacagctgagtatcatcagcatagagacattaatgacagattcagctgagtatcatcagcatagagacattaatgacagatacagctgagtatcatcaacatagacattaatgacagatacagctgagtatcatcaacatagagacattaatgacagatacagctgagtatcatcagcatagagacattaatgacagatacagctgagtatcatcagcatagagacattaatgacagatacagctgagtatcatcaacatagagacattaatgacagatacagctgagtatcatcagcatagagacattaatgacagatacagctgagtatcatcaacatagagacattaatgacagatacagctgagtatcatcagcatagagacattaatgacagatacagctgagtatcatcagcatagacattaatgacagatacagctgagtataaTCAGCATAGAGATGGACATTAATGACacatacagctgagtatcatcaacatagagacattaatgacagatacagctgagtatcatcaacatagagacattaatgacagatacagctgagtatcatcagcatagagacattaatgacagatacagctgagtatcatcagtatagagacattaatgacagatacagctgagtatcatcaacatagagacattaatgacagatacagcctAGTATCATCAgtatagagacattaatgacagatacagctgagtatcatcagcatagagacattaatgacagatacagctgagtatcatcagtatagagacattaatgacagatacagctgagtatcatcaacatagagacattaatgacagatacagctgagtatcatcagcatagagacattaatgacagatacagctgagtatcatcaacatagagacattaatgacagatacagctgagtatcatcaacatagagatggacattaatgacagatacagctgagtatcatcagcatagagatggacattaatgacagatacagctgagtatcatcagcatagagacattaatgacagatacagctgagtatcatcagcatagagacattaatgacagatacagctgagtatcatcagcatagagacattaatgacagatacagctgagtatcatcaacatagagatggacattaatgacagatacagctgagtatcatcagcatagagatggacattaatgacagatacagctgagtatcatcagcatagagatggacattaatgacagatacagctgagtatcatcagcatagagatggacattaatgacagatacagctgagtatcatcagcatagagacattaatgacagatacagctgagtatcatcaacatagagacattaatgacagatacagctgagtatcatcagcatagagacattaatgacagatacagctgagtatcatcaacatagacattaatgacagatacagctgagtatcatcagcatagagacattaatgacagatacagctgagtatcatcaacatagagatggacattaatgacagatacagctgagtatcatcagcatagagacattaatgacagatacagctgagtatcatcaacatagagacattaatgacatatacagctgagtatcatcagcatagagacattaatgacagatacagctgagtatcatcagcatagagacattaatgacagatacagctgagtatcatcaacatagagacattaatgacagatacagctgagtatcatcaacatagagacattaatgacagatacagctgagtatcatcaacatagacattaatgacagatacagctgagtatcatcagcatagagacattaatgacagatacagctgagtatcatcaacatagagatggacattaatgacagatacagctgagtatcatcagcatagagacattaatgacagatacagctgagtatcatcaacatagagacattaatgacagatacagctgagtatcatcaagatagacattaatgacagatacagctcagtatcatcaacatagagacattaatgacagatacagctgagtatcatcagcatagagacattaatgacagatacagctgagtatcatcagtatagagacattaatgacagatacagctgagtatcatcagcatagagacattaatgacagatagagctgagtatcatcagcattcaattcaattcaattcaattttatttatatagcgtctaatacaacagagttgtctctagacgctttacagagacccatacccagaacatgacccccgagcagatattacataaacaatggcaggtaaaaaactcccctagtgggagaaaaaccttaagccaaacagtggcaaggaaaaactcccctttaggagggaagaaaccttgagcaggaccaggctcatcaggggggaccctcctgccgagggccagactggtgggtcagggacggcaacagcacagcaggcaggtggaagcagcaacgggatgaccgggggtggggaccgcaggccagcacacagctcccgaagctccggcccaatcagcaagtcccaggttggggtgcagggtcaggaaaagacttgtgctccgtaatgcaagctacaagccacccacggccacctgcaggacaaaagagagaaaagggaggagaaggggggggcagcaacgggatgaccaggggtggggaccgcaggccagcacacagctcccgaagctccggcccaatcagcaagtcccaggttggggtgcagggtcagggaaagacttgtgctccgtaatgcaagctacaagccacccacgaccacctgcaggttccggtgtccggcaaaggatgctgcaacatggacaaaagagagaaaagggaggagaagggggggccagcacaagaaactacaggagcgactctgacacactaaagtttacactacctagagatttaccaacaccagctagaggtttactaaacactaactataggctttactaaacagaaaggttttaagtttagttttaaaggtggaggtggagtcagcctccttaacccagattggaagttggttccaaagtaatggtgcctgatagcagaacgcccgccctccaaatctacatttagatactctaggaactacgagtaaacctgcactctgagaacggagagctctgacaggaacataaggcactatcaggtcttgcaaataatgcggagctaagccgttttgggctttatacgcaagtaataaaattttaaattggattctgaattttacgggtaaccaatggagcgacgctaacactggagagacgtggtctctcctgctaattcctgtcagtactcgtgctgctgcattttggatcagctggagcctattcagcaaattacttggacatcctgctaacaacacattacagtaatctagtctagaagatacaaacgcatgaactagtttttctgcatcactctgtgagaggattttcctaatctttgcaatattacggagatggaaaaaggctattttacaaacctgattgacatatggtttaaacgacaaatcctgatcgaaaataacaccaagatttctcacagttgcactggaagccatcgcaacaccatctaatcccttcctaagatgctctggaccaagaatgataacctctgttttatctgaatttagaagcaggaaatttctggacatccagtccttgatgtccctaagacatgcctgaagtttaactaacggttctgtttcatccggcttcatagacaaatagagctgcgtatcatcagcataacaatgaaagtgtatgccgtgattctggattatacttcccaacggctgcatgtataaactgaacaagattggccctagcactgaaccctgcggaacaccataacagacccttgactgttctgaagaaacctcatgtacatgaacaaactggaacctgtcagatagatatgatttaaaccaacatagagctgtccctttaatcccaacaacatgctctaacctgtgcagtaaaatgccatgatctatagtgtcaaaagcagcactgaggtccagtagaaccagtatggacactaatcccttatctgaggccataaggaggtcattcgtgactcgaacaagtgctgtctctgtgctatgatgcattctgaaccctgactgaaagacttcaaacagatcatttctatacaaatagtcacataactggcttgaaactgcatagacagcatagagacattaatgacagatacagctgagtatcatcaacatagagacattaatgacagatacagctgagtatcatcagcatagacattaatgacagatacagctgagtatcatcaacatagagacattaatgacagacacagctgagtatcatcagcatagagacattaatgacagacacagctgagtatcatcagcatagagacattaatgacagatacagctgagtatcatcagtatagagacattaatgacagatacagctgagtatcatcagcatagagacattaatgacagatacagctgagtatcatcagtatagagacattaatgacagatacagctgagtatcatcaacatagacattaatgacagatacagctgagtatcatcagcatagacattaatgacagatacagctgagtatcatcagtatagagacattaatgacagatacagctgagtatcatcagcatagagacattaatgacagatacagctgagtatcatcagtatagagacattaatgacagatacagctgagtatcatcatcatagagacattaatgacagatacagctgagtatcatcagcatagacattaatgacagatacagctgagtatcatcaacatagagacattaatgacagatacagctgagtatcatcaacatagacattaatgacagatacagctgagtatcatcagcatagagacattaatgacagatacagctgagtatcatcaacatagagatggacattaatgacagatacagctgagtatcatcagcatagagacattaatgacagatacagctgagtatcatcaacatagagacattaatgacatatacagctgagtatcatcagcatagagacattaatgacagatacagctgagtatcatcaacatagagacattaatgacagatacagctgagtatcatcaacatagagacattaatgacagatacagctgagtatcatcaacatagacattaatgacagatacagctgagtatcatcagcatagagacattaatgacagatacagctgagtatcatcaacatagagatggacattaatgacagatacagctgagtatcatcagcatagagacattaatgacagatacagctgagtatcatcaacatagagacattaatgacagatacagctgagtatcatcaacatagacattaatgacagatacagctcagtatcatcagcatagagacattaatgacagatacagctgagtatcatcagcatagagacattaatgacagatacagctgagtatcatcagcatagagacattaatgacagatacagctgagtatcatcagtatagagacattaatgacagataaagctgagtatcatcagcatagagacattaatgacagatagagctgagtatcatcagcatagagacattaatgacagatacagctgagtatcatcaacatagagacattaatgacagatacagctgagtatcatcagcatagacattaatgacagatacagctgagtatcatcaacatagagacattaatgacagatacagctgagtatcatcagcatagagacattaatgacagacacagctgagtatcatcagcatagagacattaatgacagacacagctgagtatcatcagcatagagacattaatgacagatacagctgagtatcatcagtatagagacattaatgacagatacagctgagtatcatcagcatagagacattaatgacagatacagctgagtatcatcagtatagagacattaatgacaaatacagctgagtatcatcagcatagatgATGTGTTGAGTCTGAAACGGAACGACAGTcttgcttgctgattgggtaacgtattgcgtcacgcatcgcgtcacttcctggtgtttgcggtctgtgctgctgccgtctcacggcgttgcaggctcagatctctcccgactttttatctaaaacttagactgttttctggtaaaatagcactatatctggtacattactgtctttatttcaacactcgctcattttctcttccgtaactttcactgtcaccaatcaccgatacattttctgtccgttagcctccgttagcatcttagcatggccgctccagctcccaccgcttcacctctttcctgctcagtgtgtgaaatgtttagttattcctctgcctcctttagtgaagacggtaagtgcttaaagtgtagtttatttgcagggctggaggcgaggctcagtcagttagaggtccggttcggccaactaaaccatagtccgagagcctcctcagctaaccaggctaagctagcggcggaccggcccgtagcagctgagcgtaaccgctcccctgcagctcccgagcagccggccaggcagggcagctgggtgacggttcggaggaagactagtcttaaagggctcacggaacaccaccacccgcttcatgtgtctaacagattttccccacttagcgacacatctgttgagaaaccgaccctggtgattggagactccatagtcagacatgtgaagccgactccagagaccttagttaggtgcatcccgggggccagagcgggcgacatagaagcaaatttgaagctactggcaaagggtaatcgtaaatatggtaaagttatcatcaatgtcggagctaatgactcccgtcttcgccagtcggaagtaaccagaatgaatattgtctcggtgtgtaacttcgccaaaaccatgtcagactccgtaggtttttctggccccctccccaatctgaccagcgatgacatgtttagtcgcatgctctcgctccgccgctggttgtctcagtggtgttcagaaaacgacgtggactttattgacaactgggagacattctggggaaagcccggtctgattagaagggacggcattcatcccacccgggatggtgcagctcttatgtctagaaatctggccaatgttattagacactccccctgacaatgcagggtccaggccaggatgcagagctgtagtttaacagggctggaggcgaggcttagtcagttagaggtccggtttggccaactagaccatagtccgatagaatcctctgcggaccggcccgtagcagctgagcgtaaccgctcccctgcagctccccggcagccggccaggcagggcagctgggtgacggttcggaggaagggtagtcttaaagggctcagcgacacatctgttgcttctcaaggaccaacgcctgccaacaaaactgtaggattgcattatgtaattagcgactctaaaactgtaggattacatgatattggcgactctggccaggtgcctagcaaaatagaagtggttgcagttccccgccctccaaaagttcaccaggtgcagcgttatagaggcgttaaccaagataaccttgaaaaaattaaaaccaatgcacatttggtaccaattacagaccgaaaaattagatgcggactactaaatatacgatcattaagctctaagtctctgttagtaaatgatataattacagagagcaggagtgatattttctgcttaacagaaacatggttacaggaggaagagtatgttagtttgaatgaatcaactccgcccggctactttaatcatcacattcctagaagcacgggccgaggcggaggagtcgcagcaatttataactccggtctccaaacaaaaattgaacccaagtgcaactataatacatttgaaagcctcatgcttggtctgaaatttccgagccggaaatcagagaagccagttgtgttagtggtagtgtaccggccccctgctggtgcgtatctggagtttttgtctgaattttcagatttcctttctggattattgatcagcacagataaattcatcatagtgggtgattttaacattcatatggatgttgaaagcgataatcttaaattagccttcgattctcttctagaatcaatgggtatctcacaaaaagtggataaaccgacgcactgttttaatcatactctcgatctcgttctcacctacggtgttgaaactgatggtctgttggtgtcacctgtaaactcccttttatccgaccattacttaataacgtttgaatttaattttgttgatgttgaagtgcaaaataggaggtattattttagcagatgtttgtctga
Protein-coding sequences here:
- the LOC133418310 gene encoding uncharacterized protein LOC133418310, with the translated sequence MAAPAPTASPLSCSVCEMFSYSSASFSEDGKCLKCSLFAGLEARLSQLEVRFGQLNHSPRASSANQAKLAADRPVAAERNRSPAAPEQPARQGSWVTVRRKTSLKGLTEHHHPLHVSNRFSPLSDTSVEKPTLVIGDSIVRHVKPTPETLVRCIPGARAGDIEANLKLLAKGNRKYGKVIINVGANDSRLRQSEVTRMNIVSVCNFAKTMSDSVGFSGPLPNLTSDDMFSRMLSLRRWLSQWCSENDVDFIDNWETFWGKPGLIRRDGIHPTRDGAALMSRNLANVIRHSP